In Streptacidiphilus sp. P02-A3a, the DNA window TCCCCCGGCGTGCTTGTCGTCGTTCGGCCGTCGCGCCACTGCGGTCCGGCTGCGGTTGTTCTCAGTTGGAGTCCTTCTTGCTCTGAGAAGAACGTAGCGCGCCGGGCTCCCGGACGCCAGCGGTTTTGCTCAGCAGTTCGATCGCCGTCAGCATCTCCACCGTCAACTCCGGCCCGACCCGGGAGTGTTCGTTCATCAGCCGGTACCACATGGCGCCGAAGACCATGTCCACGATGGTGTCCACCGGGACCTGCCACTGCCGGCCGCAGCGCTCCAGCAGGCCGCGCAGCATGGCCCGGCGGCCCGCGATGTAGCCGCGCCGCAGCGCGGACAGCTCCGGGTCGGCCACGGCGTCGGCGGTGACCCCCAGCAGCACCACGCCCACCACCGGCCGCGTCCCGGCCAGGGCGAACGTGCTGTCCAGGAAGGTACGCAGGTCGGCCCAGGGGTCGGCGGTGGGCTCGGGCAGGCCGTGGGCCGCGCCGACCTCGGCCAGCGCCTCCATCATCACCGCCCCGCGCGTGGGCCACCAGCGGTAGACGGTCTGCCGGCCGACCCCGGCGGTCTGGGCGATGCCCTTGATGGTGACGGCGGTGTAGCCGTCACGGACGGCCAGGGCCATGGCGGCGTCGAGTACGGCGCGGCGGGCGGCGTCGCTGCGCGGCCTGCCGATCGGGAGTCCGGTCATGCCCGCACCCTACAAGCTTTACAAGTCACCGTGTCTCGATACATAATCGAGGCACAGTGACTCGAAAGAGGGTCACCGGAACGAATCTGGTGGGGAAAGAGATGTCCGAACACAGCGAGCGCGTCGTCGTCATCGGCGGGACCTCCGGCATCGGGCTGGCCACGGCGGAGCTGCTGCTGGCGCGGGGGTACCAGGTGGTCGTGGCCGGGCGCGACCCGCAGCGACTGGAGTCCGCGCTCAAGCGGCTGAACGAGGGGGCGGCTGAGGGGGCGGCCGAGGGCGCGGTCTCCGGGCTGACCCTGGACGCGGCCGACGAGGAGCAGCTGGCCGGGTTCTTCGCGCAGGTGGGGCCGTTCGACCACCTGGTGATCACGCTCACCGCCAACGGCGGGGTGACCGCGCTGACCGAGCTCACCGCGGCGGAGCTGCGGCGGCACAGCGAGGGGAAGCTGATCCCGCACCTGCTGACGGTGAAGGCCGCCCTGGGGACGCTCCGGGCGGACGGTTCGGTGACGCTGCTGGGGGCCGTCAGCTCCCAGCTGAGCGCGCCGGGACTGGTGGTGCTCGGGTCGTCCAACGCGGCGGTGGAGACGGCGGCCCGGATCCTGGCCGCCGAGCTGGCGCCGCGCCGGGTGAACGCGGTCTCCCCCGGCATCATCGACACTCCGTGGTGGGACTGGGTGCCGAGCGAGGCCCGCGCGGGGGCGCTCAGCTCCAGCACCGCGACCACCGCGATCGGGCGTCCGGGCAGGCCGGAGGAGGTGGCGCACGCGGTCGCGTTCCTGGTGGAGAACACCTTCACCACCGGCGTGGTGCTGCCGGTCGACGGCGGCGCGCGACTGGGCCCGATCGGCGGCTGACCAGCGAACGAGCGGAGCGGCCCGGCCCCGGGACAGGGGCCGGGCCGCTCCGTCGTGC includes these proteins:
- a CDS encoding SDR family oxidoreductase, which translates into the protein MSEHSERVVVIGGTSGIGLATAELLLARGYQVVVAGRDPQRLESALKRLNEGAAEGAAEGAVSGLTLDAADEEQLAGFFAQVGPFDHLVITLTANGGVTALTELTAAELRRHSEGKLIPHLLTVKAALGTLRADGSVTLLGAVSSQLSAPGLVVLGSSNAAVETAARILAAELAPRRVNAVSPGIIDTPWWDWVPSEARAGALSSSTATTAIGRPGRPEEVAHAVAFLVENTFTTGVVLPVDGGARLGPIGG
- a CDS encoding TetR/AcrR family transcriptional regulator, producing the protein MTGLPIGRPRSDAARRAVLDAAMALAVRDGYTAVTIKGIAQTAGVGRQTVYRWWPTRGAVMMEALAEVGAAHGLPEPTADPWADLRTFLDSTFALAGTRPVVGVVLLGVTADAVADPELSALRRGYIAGRRAMLRGLLERCGRQWQVPVDTIVDMVFGAMWYRLMNEHSRVGPELTVEMLTAIELLSKTAGVREPGALRSSQSKKDSN